One part of the Canis lupus dingo isolate Sandy chromosome 14, ASM325472v2, whole genome shotgun sequence genome encodes these proteins:
- the LOC112642220 gene encoding olfactory receptor 2T6-like: MDGDNQTSSSDFILTGLFTHSAISVFLFSIICAIFFMAMIANGVMIFLIHIDSHLHTPMYFLLSHLSFIDMMYISTIVPKMLIDYLVGKGTISFIACTAQYFLYMGFVGAEFFLLGLMAYDRYVAICNPLRYPVLMSHQVCWMILASSWLGGALDSFLLTPITMSLPFCSSHKINHFFCEGPTMLRLACGDKAAYEMVMYICCVMMLLIPFSVVIASYAQILITVHQIKSDEGKKKAFATCSSHIMVVTLFYGAALYTYMLPQSYHTPIKDKVFSAFYTILTPLLNPLIYSLRNTDVTEAFKRILARCQGAPGVTRREF, from the coding sequence ATGGATGGAGACAATCAAACCTCTTCCAGTGACTTCATCCTCACAGGGCTCTTCACTCACAGTGCAATCTCAGTCTTCCTTTTCAGCATCATCTGTGCCATCTTCTTCATGGCCATGATTGCTAATGGTGTCATGATCTTCCTGATCCATATAGACTCtcacctccacacccccatgtaTTTCCTGCTCAGTCATCTCTCTTTTATTGACATGATGTACATCTCTACCATTGTGCCCAAGATGCTGATCGATTATCTCGTGGGCAAGGGGACTATCTCCTTCATTGCCTGCACAGCCCAGTACTTTCTCTACATGGGCTTTGTGGGGGCTGAGTTTTTCCTGTTGGGACTCATGGcttatgaccgctatgtggccatctgcaaccCCCTTCGCTATCCTGTCCTTATGAGCCACCAGGTCTGTTGGATGATCTTGGCCAGCTCTTGGTTAGGTGGTGCTTTGGACAGCTTTCTCCTCACCCCTATCACCATGAGTCTCCCATTCTGCAGTTCCCACAAGATCAATCACTTCTTCTGTGAAGGACCCACCATGCTAAGGCTGGCATGCGGTGACAAAGCTGCCTATGAAATGGTCATGTACATTTGCTGTGTCATGATGTTGCTGATCCCCTTCTCTGTGGTGATTGCTTCCTATGCTCAGATTCTCATCACGGTGCACCAGATAAAGtcagatgaaggaaagaagaaggctTTTGCTACCTGTTCATCACACATAATGGTGGTGACATTGTTTTATGGGGCTGCCCTATACACATATATGCTTCCCCAATCCTACCACACACCAATCAAAGACAAAGTCTTCTCTGCTTTTTACACCATTCTCACTCCTTTGTTAAATCCTCTCATCTACAGCTTGAGGAACACAGATGTAACTGaagcttttaaaagaattttggcAAGATGTCAAGGAGCTCCTGGTGTGACAAGGAGAGAATTCTGA
- the LOC112642232 gene encoding olfactory receptor 2T1, giving the protein MEMHNTSSTDFTFMGLFNRKDISGLLFLIVSIIFFTALMANGVMIFLIRTDSRLHTPMYFLLSHLSFIDMMYISTIVPKMLVDYLLGQRTISFMGCTAQHFLYLTLVGAEFFLLGLMAYDRYVAICNPLRYPVLMSRQVCWMIIAGSWFGGSLDGFLLTPITMSFPFCNSREINHFFCEAPAVLKLACADTALYETVMYVCCVLMLLIPFSVVISSYARILTTVHHMSSVEGRKKAFATCSSHITVVTLFYGAAMYTYMLPHSYHRPAQDKVFSVFYTILTPMLNPLIYSLRNKDVTGALKKALARFKGTQRVAGEVF; this is encoded by the coding sequence ATGGAGATGCACAACACATCCTCTACGGACTTCACCTTCATGGGGCTGTTCAACAGGAAGGACATCTCCGgccttctttttctcattgtctCTATCATCTTTTTCACTGCACTGATGGCCAACGGAGTCATGATCTTCCTGATTCGCACCGATTCACGACTTCACACACCCATGTACTTCTTGCTCAGCCACCTCTCCTTCATTGACATGATGTACATCTCCACCATTGTGCCAAAGATGCTGGTTGATTACCTACTTGGtcaaagaaccatctcctttATGGGGTGCACAGCTCAGCACTTCCTCTACCTCACCCTGGTGGGAGCTGAGTTCTTTCTGCTGGGCCTCATGGCCTATgatcgctatgtggccatctgcaaccCTCTTCGCTATCCTGTTCTTATGAGCCGCCAGGTCTGTTGGATGATCATAGCAGGTTCCTGGTTTGGGGGCTCTTTGGATGGCTTTCTTCTAACTCCTATCACCATGAGCTTTCCTTTCTGCAACTCGCGAGAGAttaatcatttcttctgtgaGGCACCTGCAGTCTTGAAGTTGGCATGTGCAGACACAGCCCTCTATGAGACAGTAATGTATGTGTGCTGTGTTCTGATGCTGCTGATTCCTTTCTCTGTGGTGATTTCTTCCTATGCTCGAATTCTGACCACAGTCCACCACATGAGTTCagtggaagggaggaaaaaggcATTTGCCACCTGCTCATCTCACATAACAGTGGTGACCTTGTTCTATGGGGCTGCCATGTACACCTACATGCTGCCACACTCTTACCACAGGCCAGCCCAGGACAAAGTCTTTTCTGTGTTCTACACAATCCTTACACCAATGCTAAATCCACTCATCTACAGTCTGAGGAACAAGGATGTGACTGGAGCTCTGAAAAAAGCATTGGCCAGGTTCAAGGGTACACAAAGGGTGGCAGGAGAAGTGTTTTGA
- the LOC112651590 gene encoding olfactory receptor 2T27 yields the protein MELGNYSMYADFVLLGLFSNTRFPWLLFALILLVFVISIASNTIMIILIHMDSHLHTPMYYLLSQLSLMDILYISTIVPKMLVDQIVGQRAISFAGCTSQHFIYLTLAGAEFFLLGLMSYDRYVAICNPLRYPVLMSRKVCLLIVVAAWLGGSIDGFLLTPVTMQFPFCASREINHFFCEVPALLKLSCTDTSTYETAMYVCCIMMLLIPFSVISASYTRILITVYRMNEAEGRRKAVATCSSHMVVVSLFYGAAMYTYVLPHSYHTPEKDKAVSAFYTILTPLLNPLIYSLRNKDVSRALKKTLGKCLSSGSVSTF from the coding sequence ATGGAGCTGGGCAACTATTCCATGTATGCTGACTTTGTTCTCCTGGGCTTGTTCAGCAACACCCGTTTTCCCTGGCTTCTCTTTGCCCTCATCCTCTTGGTCTTTGTCATCTCCATAGCCAGCAACACCATCATGATCATTCTCATCCACATGGactcccacctccacacccccatgtactaCTTGCTCAGCCAGCTCTCCCTTATGGATATCTTGTACATTTCTACCATTGTGCCAAAGATGCTGGTTGACCAGATAGTGGGCCAGAGGGCCATATCCTTTGCAGGATGCACTTCCCAGCACTTCATTTACTTGACCTTGGCAGGGGCTGAGTTTTTCCTCTTAGGATTAATGTCCTATGACCGCTATGTAGCCATCTGCAACCCTCTGCGCTACCCTGTCCTTATGAGTCGAAAGGTCTGCTTGTTAATTGTGGTGGCAGCCTGGCTGGGAGGGTCCATAGATGGCTTCCTGCTCACTCCAGTGACCATGCAGTTCCCTTTCTGTGCCTCTCGAGAAATCAATCACTTCTTCTGTGAGGTCCCTGCTCTTCTGAAGCTCTCCTGTACTGACACATCAACCTATGAAACAGCCATGTATGTCTGCTGCATCATGATGCTCCTCATCCCTTTCTCTGTCATCTCAGCCTCTTATACAAGGATTCTCATCACTGTTTATAGAATGAATGAAGCAGAAGGAAGGCGAAAGGCGGTGGCCACTTGCTCCTCACACATGGTGGTTGTCAGCCTCTTTTATGGTGCTGCCATGTACACCTATGTGTTGCCTCACTCTTACCATACTCCTGAGAAGGACAAGGCCGTATCTGCCTTCTACACTATCCTCACACCCTTGCTCAACCCACTCATCTATAGCCTCAGGAACAAGGATGTTAGCAGGGCTTTAAAGAAAACTCTGGGCAAGTGTTTGTCCTCAGGAAGTGTATCCACCTTCTAA